The Halorubrum salinarum genome segment CTCGTGTTGGGCGAGTACGACCTGACGGGCGCCGCGGTCCTGCTCGCGGCGACGACCGCCCTCGTCGCGCTCGCCGCCGTTCGGTTCCGACTCGCGGATCTGACGGGGTGAGACCCGGGTTTCGCGGCCGCTCCGGCCCGTCAACGCCGGCGTGGTCGCCTGTCCCCTTTTAGGAAGATACTTCCCTGTCCCTGCCGGATCGAGGAACATGAGTACCTACACGGTGAGTGGACGGTTCCAGAGCCGAGACGGCGACCAGCCGTTCACGAAGGACGTCGAAGCGGAGAACGAGGACCTCGCCCGCGAGCGCATCTACACCACGGTCGGGAGCCAGCACAACCGCAAGCGCACCCAGATCGAGATCGAGGAGGTGTCCG includes the following:
- the rpl18a gene encoding 50S ribosomal protein L18Ae; amino-acid sequence: MSTYTVSGRFQSRDGDQPFTKDVEAENEDLARERIYTTVGSQHNRKRTQIEIEEVSEA